The following are encoded in a window of Methanobrevibacter sp. V74 genomic DNA:
- the ilvC gene encoding ketol-acid reductoisomerase, which yields MKMYYDDDVNTDALEGKTIAVIGYGSQGRAQSRNMADSGANVIVGVRENGNSWDLVKEDGMTVKTIEDAAAEADIIHILLPDEIQEKVYAEQIAPYVEAGNTISFSHGYNIHFKLIKPGEDVNIVMFAPKGPGSMVRRTYEEGFGIPGLVAVEQDATGDALQLALGMAKACGLTKAGVLETTFKEETETDLFGEQTVLCGGVTELINAGFTTLVEAGYQPEIAYFETCHEVKLIVDLIYEKGFEGMWTDVSNTAEYGGLTRGKTIITDEAREGMKVALKQIQDGTFKKQWAEENATNGANLKEMRAAEGQKDIEIVGKRLRKACGLQKDD from the coding sequence ATGAAAATGTATTATGACGACGATGTAAATACAGATGCTCTTGAAGGAAAAACCATTGCAGTAATAGGTTATGGTTCACAAGGAAGAGCTCAATCTAGAAATATGGCTGATAGTGGAGCTAACGTTATTGTTGGTGTAAGGGAAAATGGTAATTCTTGGGATTTAGTTAAAGAAGATGGCATGACTGTAAAAACCATTGAAGATGCAGCTGCTGAAGCGGACATTATTCACATTTTGCTTCCGGATGAAATCCAAGAAAAGGTATATGCAGAGCAAATTGCACCTTATGTTGAAGCTGGAAACACTATTTCTTTCTCTCATGGTTACAATATTCACTTTAAATTAATTAAACCTGGAGAAGACGTAAATATTGTAATGTTTGCCCCAAAAGGACCGGGATCAATGGTAAGAAGAACTTATGAAGAAGGATTTGGTATTCCTGGTTTGGTAGCAGTTGAACAAGATGCAACTGGTGACGCTTTACAATTGGCATTAGGTATGGCAAAAGCATGTGGTTTAACCAAAGCTGGTGTTTTAGAAACTACATTTAAAGAAGAAACTGAAACTGATTTGTTCGGTGAACAAACTGTATTGTGCGGAGGAGTTACTGAATTAATCAACGCGGGATTTACAACTTTAGTTGAAGCTGGTTACCAACCTGAAATCGCTTACTTTGAAACTTGTCACGAAGTAAAACTAATCGTTGATTTAATCTATGAAAAAGGTTTCGAAGGAATGTGGACAGATGTCAGTAACACTGCTGAATACGGTGGATTAACTAGAGGTAAAACCATTATTACTGATGAAGCTAGAGAAGGTATGAAAGTAGCTTTAAAACAAATACAAGATGGCACATTCAAAAAACAATGGGCTGAAGAAAACGCAACTAATGGAGCTAACTTAAAAGAAATGCGTGCAGCCGAAGGTCAAAAAGACATTGAAATTGTTGGTAAAAGATTAAGAAAAGCTTGTGGATTACAAAAAGACGATTAA
- a CDS encoding chitobiase/beta-hexosaminidase C-terminal domain-containing protein, which produces MKNSNGKALSGKKITLTYSGKTYSCTTDSKGWVSWNVQKGPGTYSVKFSFSASGYARSSKTVKVTVKAMPTTLTANNLAFTYGDGNNKLKATLKDKNGKVLVDKTVVFNFNGKNYNQKTDSKGVATLIIGAGPKKYTTTISFTNSNYVTSKKTVTVTVNSIPTSLTVNDLTCNYDDSNAYLYATLKDTKNNKFLSGQTITFKINDKSTNVVSDSNGRAGIKIEEKPGTYNVEVSFAKSPYASVSKKINVNVISFHPTVNYDGGFYNNSYLNLSLNINNAKLIKYSWDNNNWNQSNKSKSFILTNGIYDLYYSNGTCSIYHEHYIIDNKRPLVWSNLDSDLYSSPILVNLTSWDNLDQNPKIYYSLNESNFRLYENVLSISKTTSLRFYAIDFNGHKSEVITCNYIFEKVGNLNSGKGYTTI; this is translated from the coding sequence TTGAAAAATTCAAACGGTAAAGCATTATCCGGGAAAAAGATTACATTAACTTATTCTGGTAAAACTTACTCATGTACAACCGATTCCAAAGGTTGGGTTAGTTGGAATGTTCAAAAAGGACCAGGAACCTATTCAGTGAAATTTTCTTTTTCAGCAAGCGGTTATGCAAGAAGCAGTAAAACAGTAAAAGTTACAGTAAAAGCAATGCCAACAACATTAACTGCAAATAATCTTGCTTTCACATATGGTGATGGCAACAATAAGTTGAAAGCGACTCTAAAAGATAAAAATGGAAAGGTTTTAGTAGATAAAACTGTTGTTTTTAATTTTAATGGTAAAAACTATAATCAAAAAACTGATTCCAAAGGAGTTGCAACACTAATAATTGGAGCAGGACCAAAAAAATACACAACAACAATTTCATTTACAAATTCAAATTATGTAACCAGTAAAAAGACAGTAACCGTAACAGTCAACAGTATCCCTACAAGTTTAACAGTGAATGATTTAACTTGTAATTATGATGACAGCAATGCATACTTATATGCAACTTTAAAAGATACCAAGAATAATAAATTTTTAAGTGGACAAACCATCACATTTAAAATCAATGATAAAAGTACAAATGTAGTTAGTGACAGTAATGGGCGAGCAGGAATTAAAATAGAAGAAAAACCCGGAACGTATAATGTTGAAGTCTCATTTGCTAAAAGTCCATATGCAAGTGTTAGTAAAAAAATTAATGTAAATGTAATATCATTTCACCCAACAGTGAATTATGATGGTGGATTTTACAATAACTCTTATCTAAATTTATCATTAAACATAAATAATGCTAAATTGATTAAATATAGTTGGGACAATAATAATTGGAACCAATCTAATAAATCAAAGTCATTTATCTTGACAAATGGCATTTATGATTTATATTACAGCAACGGCACCTGTAGTATTTACCATGAACATTATATAATTGACAATAAACGTCCACTCGTCTGGAGTAATTTGGATTCCGATTTATATAGCTCACCTATTCTTGTAAATTTGACTAGCTGGGATAATCTTGATCAAAACCCTAAAATTTATTATTCATTAAATGAATCAAATTTCAGATTATATGAAAATGTATTAAGTATTTCCAAAACTACCTCTTTACGATTTTATGCAATTGATTTTAATGGGCATAAAAGTGAAGTAATAACCTGCAATTACATTTTTGAAAAAGTAGGTAATTTAAATTCAGGTAAAGGATACACAACAATTTAA
- a CDS encoding methanogenesis marker 12 protein, producing the protein MVFIGMDHGTTGISFCIMSDGGDVIDVFKIGREESKDGLVSASEELKKRVDFSDVKLMAITYAMGDGINQILPTDKVKNRGILSINGAGKVTGGGTSVFSELEQLDIPSVMIPGLHKDSESLDKLFRAAYSHQTSPEKVSISYNAIKETGWSNFIVADISSNSVDILIENGKIKGAVDACLGAMGVVHGPLDLEMLRDIDENDASANTCFSHAGAIKIAGIDGKVSNMKNQLLDNYREGDEKAKLAIDTLIMTVAMEIAGLEIVCENEIEGVVLTGSIGSAAEPFNFKDEINKYFKDKYDLRIISAESGAIGAAQIAMDVYNGEKEILGVKVNI; encoded by the coding sequence ATGGTATTTATTGGAATGGACCATGGAACAACTGGAATCTCTTTTTGCATAATGTCTGATGGGGGGGATGTTATTGATGTTTTTAAAATTGGAAGGGAGGAAAGTAAAGACGGTCTGGTTTCTGCATCAGAAGAACTTAAAAAGCGTGTGGATTTCAGTGATGTTAAATTAATGGCAATTACATATGCAATGGGTGACGGAATTAATCAGATTTTGCCAACGGATAAAGTTAAAAATCGGGGGATATTGTCAATTAATGGTGCAGGTAAAGTAACCGGCGGCGGAACATCCGTATTCAGCGAACTTGAACAATTGGATATTCCTTCAGTCATGATTCCCGGTCTTCATAAAGACTCTGAATCTTTAGATAAACTGTTTAGGGCAGCTTATTCACATCAAACAAGTCCAGAAAAGGTCAGCATTTCATATAATGCTATAAAAGAAACTGGGTGGAGTAATTTCATCGTTGCGGACATATCATCTAACAGTGTTGATATTTTAATTGAAAACGGTAAAATTAAAGGGGCTGTTGATGCATGTTTAGGTGCAATGGGTGTTGTTCATGGACCGCTTGATTTAGAAATGCTTCGCGATATTGATGAGAACGATGCATCAGCTAATACATGTTTTTCACATGCAGGCGCTATTAAAATAGCAGGTATTGATGGAAAAGTTTCCAATATGAAAAATCAACTTTTAGATAATTATCGTGAAGGCGATGAGAAAGCTAAACTTGCAATCGATACATTAATAATGACTGTTGCAATGGAAATAGCTGGTTTGGAGATTGTTTGCGAAAATGAAATTGAAGGGGTTGTATTAACCGGTTCTATTGGGAGTGCGGCTGAACCATTTAACTTTAAAGATGAGATTAATAAGTACTTTAAAGATAAATATGATTTAAGAATAATTTCAGCAGAATCAGGAGCGATTGGCGCAGCTCAAATTGCAATGGATGTTTATAATGGTGAAAAAGAGATATTGGGTGTTAAAGTTAA
- a CDS encoding right-handed parallel beta-helix repeat-containing protein, which produces MGVTNGGSNSVIRGFKIKDSSFGIVIYQAENVTLINNQFINVVSSIETDCDTNTLIAYNSIDSNKFINSMRGISVRKSDNLMVLNNNILLNSNMGAGGILVLNNTSNNISIVNNNIINKNKLNGIGLYILCPNININSNNISDFDTGSYVISYNSHVLYNEFKNNKYGVFLRVSVNNTYAFNNIHDNKLCGFVLDASLLSYDDSFYLNRLCDNGQYDFYSEANCSYVIDNNWWGENTPKISTSRNVLSNVYNATGNLIMNTWMVAHLFSSSYKVNEYSQIERAKFYVDLTYNNLGNKLSSLGYIPDNLESFISVFNVDGNKKFNTTYLKDGKAFVDFELSSLFANHDHISVMVIFDNEKIVNTFNKNATIDITLFSSAWDVENNYFVNKTYHIPFSNNASWITFSWGETGLYSGKIYMIVNGEIIDEININNLFYQYFKNNYSTKVFEAIKFLNNVFASMKEGVWEPNGYYLSFAKAANIDASNFNLVYNRFLNYLQLDYKLTNSELDFVKNHKNYFIDMIEMTADYHGDVTPDINFEYNGQHKLLNPPSSYAYRISNIYYTDITDENNMSIGYEGMRSFAVVKNNLTSNDLRYWLDQKELYAPGLMKAAYGTFLTPLIVIYENDRVADEFATEFNVTWSRISPACVSLCNDYNSLYITGESDHNMGREAIGNISNVWKFNYATSFSFSLVEQLVGNNVWNTTVIGSVTLGLIESFMNNETLEIFTSNGYTFIKHADDNSTLLFLDLETGIVRDYFSNYGLLGTMPCYHDNITENAWNYGGKILNKSSNDYSDLESIGNYSINNVLFNTSLGNDWSELESFFTSLIVGIVGGELVLAGITLTAGGLITGDIPVSIAGIFLFASGEVGLLYADGLLDGEITYIDAAFFLLDNGLSFIGLGGTLKIGTQITKVTVERIILSKGGKIATITSIKIDEKLIRYNPIELILKNNYDDPVIRQIINFFNTNIVPPVFKEAIENK; this is translated from the coding sequence ATTGGAGTTACCAATGGAGGAAGCAATAGTGTTATTCGTGGATTTAAAATTAAGGATTCTTCTTTTGGAATTGTAATTTATCAAGCAGAAAATGTTACTCTCATTAATAATCAATTTATTAATGTGGTTAGTTCTATAGAAACTGATTGTGATACAAATACTTTGATTGCTTATAATTCAATTGATTCAAATAAGTTCATAAATTCCATGAGAGGTATAAGTGTTAGAAAATCCGATAATCTTATGGTTTTAAATAATAATATATTATTAAATTCTAATATGGGTGCTGGAGGTATTCTTGTTTTAAATAATACTTCAAATAATATTTCAATTGTTAACAACAATATTATCAATAAAAACAAGTTAAATGGTATTGGATTATATATTCTTTGTCCGAATATAAATATAAATTCCAATAATATTTCAGATTTTGATACTGGATCATATGTAATCTCTTATAACTCCCACGTGCTTTATAATGAATTTAAAAACAATAAATATGGAGTATTCTTAAGAGTTTCAGTTAATAATACTTATGCTTTTAATAATATTCATGATAATAAATTATGTGGTTTTGTTTTAGACGCCTCTCTTTTATCATATGATGATTCATTTTATTTAAATAGATTATGTGATAATGGTCAATATGATTTTTATTCCGAAGCAAATTGCTCTTATGTTATAGATAATAACTGGTGGGGTGAAAATACTCCTAAGATTTCTACAAGTCGCAATGTTCTTTCTAATGTTTATAATGCTACTGGAAATTTAATAATGAACACCTGGATGGTTGCACATTTATTTTCATCATCTTATAAAGTAAATGAATATAGTCAAATTGAAAGAGCTAAATTCTATGTTGATTTAACTTATAATAATTTGGGAAATAAATTATCTTCATTAGGATATATTCCAGATAATCTTGAATCTTTTATTTCTGTATTTAATGTTGATGGAAATAAAAAGTTTAATACAACTTATTTAAAAGACGGAAAAGCATTTGTTGATTTTGAATTAAGTAGTTTATTTGCAAATCATGACCATATTTCAGTTATGGTTATTTTTGATAATGAAAAAATAGTTAACACATTTAATAAGAATGCAACAATAGACATAACATTATTTTCATCTGCATGGGATGTTGAAAATAATTATTTTGTAAACAAAACATATCATATCCCATTTAGTAATAATGCCTCTTGGATTACTTTTAGTTGGGGTGAAACAGGATTATATTCTGGTAAAATTTATATGATCGTTAATGGAGAAATTATTGATGAAATTAATATCAACAATCTTTTTTATCAATATTTTAAAAATAATTATTCGACAAAGGTTTTTGAAGCCATTAAATTTTTAAATAATGTTTTTGCAAGTATGAAAGAAGGTGTTTGGGAGCCTAATGGCTACTATTTAAGTTTTGCAAAAGCAGCAAATATTGATGCAAGTAATTTTAATTTAGTTTATAATAGATTCTTAAATTATCTGCAATTAGATTATAAACTAACTAATTCAGAATTAGATTTCGTTAAAAATCATAAAAACTATTTTATTGATATGATTGAAATGACTGCGGATTATCATGGTGACGTAACTCCAGACATTAATTTTGAATATAATGGACAGCATAAGCTTTTAAATCCACCATCCAGTTATGCGTACCGTATAAGCAATATCTATTATACTGATATTACTGATGAAAATAATATGAGCATTGGTTATGAAGGTATGCGCAGTTTTGCAGTTGTTAAAAATAATCTAACAAGCAATGATTTACGTTACTGGTTAGATCAAAAAGAACTATATGCACCAGGTTTGATGAAAGCCGCTTATGGTACATTTTTAACACCATTAATTGTCATTTACGAAAATGACCGTGTCGCTGATGAGTTTGCGACTGAATTTAATGTAACTTGGAGCCGTATTAGTCCAGCATGTGTTTCACTATGTAATGATTATAACAGTCTGTACATTACTGGTGAGTCTGACCATAATATGGGTCGTGAAGCCATAGGAAACATTAGTAATGTTTGGAAGTTTAATTATGCTACAAGTTTCAGTTTCAGTTTAGTGGAACAATTAGTCGGCAATAATGTATGGAATACAACAGTAATTGGCAGCGTTACTCTTGGTTTAATTGAAAGTTTCATGAACAATGAAACTCTAGAGATATTCACCAGTAATGGTTATACTTTTATCAAACATGCAGACGATAATAGTACTTTATTATTTTTAGATTTAGAAACAGGTATTGTACGTGATTACTTTAGTAATTATGGATTACTTGGAACAATGCCCTGCTACCATGACAACATAACAGAAAATGCTTGGAATTATGGTGGAAAAATATTAAATAAATCAAGTAATGATTATTCTGATTTAGAATCCATTGGGAATTATTCAATAAATAATGTTTTATTCAATACCTCTCTTGGAAATGATTGGTCTGAATTGGAATCATTTTTTACTAGTTTAATTGTTGGAATTGTAGGTGGAGAATTAGTTTTAGCAGGCATTACTCTTACAGCAGGGGGATTAATTACAGGTGATATTCCCGTATCTATCGCAGGAATATTTTTATTTGCATCAGGAGAAGTTGGATTATTATATGCCGATGGATTATTAGATGGGGAAATAACCTATATTGATGCGGCATTTTTCCTTTTAGATAATGGTTTATCTTTTATTGGGTTAGGTGGCACTTTAAAAATAGGTACACAAATTACCAAAGTTACTGTTGAGCGAATAATACTTTCAAAAGGAGGAAAAATTGCAACTATAACTTCAATCAAAATTGATGAGAAGTTGATTAGATATAATCCAATTGAGTTAATATTAAAAAACAATTATGATGATCCAGTTATTCGTCAAATAATTAATTTTTTCAATACCAATATTGTTCCTCCAGTATTTAAAGAGGCAATCGAAAATAAATAA